The following coding sequences lie in one Streptococcus suis genomic window:
- a CDS encoding GntP family permease, whose product MEILAILGVLLAVVAIIYWTTKNLHVIVAAPLASLIIILTNQMNVLEVMLGKEQSYMAGLAGFLINNFAIFMLGSILARYMEASGATQTIANSILKVMGKDSPYKGLLAITLIASILTYGGVSIFVVIFTLLPLSRPLFKELNINWALFPIPVFLGAGTYTMTTLPGAPSIQNVIPTKVLGTSLTAAPIISLAASLTLLVFGLLYMAYCLKKSLANGETYTEEEDETAVVVADKTPNLFLSVLPLFSLIGTIFLMSKTPNVLAIGLLVSILISALIFYPYLPNQKDILNAATTASIVPAFATSSTVAFGTVLTLSAGFAVIQEWIQQIPGSPLISLSVSTALVSGIIGSSSGAVGIASSNFLPAYLEMGINPELLHRVVVVASAILTVVPQSGVMITFHNLSKLSMKRGLKYSFILVTVGHLLALLVILLLAPLLY is encoded by the coding sequence ATGGAAATTTTAGCAATTTTAGGAGTTTTACTGGCCGTTGTGGCCATTATTTATTGGACTACAAAGAATCTACATGTCATTGTTGCAGCGCCATTGGCTAGTTTAATCATCATTCTGACCAATCAGATGAATGTTTTGGAAGTTATGTTGGGCAAAGAGCAGTCTTATATGGCGGGCTTAGCAGGTTTTTTGATTAATAATTTTGCCATCTTTATGTTGGGGTCTATCTTGGCACGTTATATGGAGGCAAGTGGAGCCACGCAGACGATTGCCAATAGCATTTTGAAAGTAATGGGAAAGGATAGTCCCTATAAGGGCTTGTTAGCCATCACTTTGATTGCTTCCATTCTGACCTATGGTGGTGTCAGTATTTTTGTAGTTATTTTTACCTTGCTTCCCCTGTCACGACCACTTTTCAAAGAATTGAATATTAACTGGGCCCTTTTTCCAATTCCTGTCTTTTTGGGAGCCGGTACTTATACGATGACAACTCTTCCTGGGGCACCTTCCATCCAGAATGTTATTCCGACAAAAGTTTTGGGAACTAGCTTGACCGCGGCCCCCATTATCAGTTTGGCAGCCAGCTTGACGCTATTAGTATTTGGCTTGCTCTACATGGCCTACTGCCTCAAGAAAAGTCTAGCAAATGGAGAGACGTATACAGAAGAAGAGGATGAAACTGCAGTAGTGGTAGCTGATAAGACACCAAATCTATTTTTATCAGTCTTGCCTCTATTCAGTCTTATTGGGACGATTTTCCTAATGAGTAAAACTCCGAATGTACTAGCAATCGGTTTGCTTGTTTCAATTCTCATTTCAGCCTTGATTTTTTATCCATATTTGCCAAATCAAAAAGATATTTTGAATGCCGCGACAACGGCATCCATAGTGCCTGCTTTTGCAACTTCTAGTACAGTAGCATTTGGGACGGTGTTAACCTTGTCAGCAGGTTTTGCAGTCATTCAAGAATGGATTCAACAAATACCAGGATCGCCGCTGATTAGTTTATCTGTTTCGACAGCATTGGTTAGTGGTATTATCGGTTCCTCTTCTGGTGCAGTAGGTATTGCTTCAAGTAATTTCCTTCCTGCCTATTTAGAAATGGGGATTAATCCAGAGTTGCTGCATCGTGTAGTAGTTGTTGCATCAGCTATCTTGACAGTTGTGCCTCAGTCTGGTGTGATGATTACCTTCCACAATCTATCGAAATTAAGTATGAAACGTGGACTCAAGTATTCGTTTATCCTAGTAACAGTTGGGCATTTGTTAGCATTACTTGTGATTTTACTGTTGGCACCTTTGCTATATTAG
- the folK gene encoding 2-amino-4-hydroxy-6-hydroxymethyldihydropteridine diphosphokinase, translating into MKHLAYLSIGGNMGDRQAYLQAALDKLASHPGCQLGLVSNIYETPAWGKTDQADFLNLACQVYTDLSAQDFLSVCQKIEQELDRVRIEKWGQRTIDLDIIFWDEQVIDEENLIVPHPYAHERAFVLLPLADIAADYRHPGLGQRVEVLVSNLGDTSDIKKISLD; encoded by the coding sequence ATGAAGCATCTAGCCTATCTCAGTATCGGAGGAAACATGGGTGATCGGCAAGCCTATTTACAGGCAGCTCTAGACAAATTAGCCAGTCATCCAGGTTGCCAGCTTGGCTTAGTTTCCAACATTTATGAAACACCAGCTTGGGGCAAGACAGATCAGGCTGATTTCCTCAATCTAGCCTGTCAAGTGTATACTGATTTGTCTGCTCAGGATTTTCTAAGCGTTTGCCAGAAGATCGAACAAGAGTTGGACCGAGTACGGATTGAAAAATGGGGTCAACGGACCATTGATTTGGATATTATTTTTTGGGATGAGCAAGTGATAGACGAAGAAAATCTCATCGTACCACATCCTTATGCACATGAGAGGGCATTTGTTCTTTTACCACTGGCTGATATTGCAGCAGATTATCGACATCCTGGTCTTGGACAAAGGGTAGAAGTGCTAGTAAGTAATTTAGGAGATACGTCAGACATTAAAAAAATCTCCCTTGACTAG
- the folB gene encoding dihydroneopterin aldolase, with translation MDKISLNKCRFYGYHGAFKEEQVLGQIFTVDCDLFVDLTAASQTDNLEDTVHYGMVFETIKAVVEGKPYILIEKVAGVICQEIFDQFPKVEKIRLAIYKENPPIAGHYDSVGIELERERP, from the coding sequence ATGGATAAGATTTCACTTAATAAATGCCGTTTCTACGGCTATCATGGAGCCTTTAAAGAAGAACAGGTTCTTGGTCAAATTTTCACAGTTGATTGTGATTTGTTTGTTGACCTGACAGCAGCTTCACAAACTGACAATTTAGAAGATACGGTTCATTACGGTATGGTCTTTGAAACCATTAAAGCAGTTGTGGAAGGCAAGCCCTACATCCTTATAGAAAAGGTAGCAGGTGTTATTTGTCAGGAGATTTTTGATCAATTTCCAAAGGTTGAAAAGATTCGCTTGGCCATTTACAAGGAGAATCCACCCATTGCTGGACACTATGATTCTGTCGGAATTGAATTGGAGCGTGAACGACCATGA
- the folP gene encoding dihydropteroate synthase gives MSIEQLANQVTIMGILNVTPDSFSDGGHYNEVESALVQVEKLLAEGATVIDVGGESTRPGATFVSEEEEIARVVPIIRAIKENYDCLVSVDTYKTGTARAALEAGADILNDVWAGLYDGDMLALAAEYKVPIILMHNQKDESYADVVGEVKNFLAERAQAALDAGVSADQIWLDPGFGFSKNVQHNLDLLQGLEQITALGYPVLFGISRKRVVDYLLGGNSLPTDRDQATAALSAWAVQKGCKMVRVHNVAANRDIVKVWDQLTSGGQHG, from the coding sequence ATGTCAATCGAACAGTTAGCGAATCAAGTAACCATTATGGGGATTCTCAATGTGACGCCAGACTCATTTTCAGATGGTGGTCACTATAATGAGGTGGAGTCTGCCTTGGTACAAGTAGAAAAGTTGTTGGCTGAGGGTGCTACCGTCATTGATGTTGGTGGGGAGTCCACTCGTCCAGGTGCAACATTTGTGTCTGAAGAAGAAGAGATTGCTCGTGTGGTTCCGATTATCCGCGCTATCAAAGAAAACTATGACTGTCTTGTCAGCGTCGATACCTATAAAACAGGAACTGCACGTGCAGCCTTGGAAGCAGGCGCAGATATTTTAAATGATGTCTGGGCTGGACTTTATGATGGAGATATGTTAGCCCTGGCTGCGGAGTACAAGGTACCAATTATTCTCATGCACAACCAGAAAGACGAAAGCTATGCGGATGTTGTTGGAGAAGTCAAAAACTTTCTAGCTGAGCGTGCTCAAGCAGCACTTGATGCTGGTGTTTCCGCAGACCAGATTTGGTTGGATCCAGGATTTGGCTTTTCAAAGAATGTCCAACATAACCTAGATCTCTTACAAGGTCTGGAACAGATTACTGCCCTTGGTTATCCTGTTCTATTTGGAATATCACGTAAGCGCGTGGTAGATTATCTGCTTGGGGGAAATAGTTTACCAACTGACCGCGATCAAGCAACGGCAGCCTTGTCTGCCTGGGCAGTCCAAAAAGGCTGCAAAATGGTCCGTGTTCACAATGTCGCTGCCAACCGTGACATCGTTAAAGTTTGGGACCAATTGACTTCTGGAGGTCAACATGGATAA
- the folE gene encoding GTP cyclohydrolase I FolE yields the protein MSKQEQIEQTIYQLLELLGEDPNREGLLDTPKRVAKMYLEMFNGLEEDPKDQFTAVFSEGHEEVVLVKDIPFHSMCEHHLVPFYGIAHVAYIPSKGRVTGLSKLARAVEVASRRPQLQERLTHQVAHALQDALEPEGVFVMVEAEHMCMSMRGIRKPGSKTVTTVALGKYKEDAILRRELLSMIHNK from the coding sequence ATGTCAAAACAAGAACAAATCGAACAAACAATTTATCAATTATTGGAATTATTGGGTGAGGACCCAAATCGTGAAGGTTTATTAGATACGCCTAAACGGGTCGCTAAGATGTATTTAGAAATGTTTAACGGCCTAGAAGAGGATCCCAAAGACCAATTTACAGCTGTCTTTTCAGAGGGACATGAAGAGGTTGTTTTGGTAAAGGATATTCCTTTTCATTCTATGTGTGAACACCATCTTGTCCCATTTTATGGTATTGCACATGTAGCCTATATTCCGAGTAAAGGGCGTGTGACAGGTCTTAGTAAATTGGCGCGTGCAGTAGAGGTGGCGAGCCGTCGTCCTCAATTGCAGGAGCGCTTAACTCATCAAGTGGCTCATGCACTTCAAGATGCCCTTGAACCAGAAGGCGTTTTTGTCATGGTCGAAGCAGAGCATATGTGCATGAGTATGCGTGGTATTCGCAAGCCAGGTAGTAAGACAGTGACCACAGTTGCCCTTGGCAAATACAAGGAAGATGCCATCTTGCGCCGTGAACTCTTGTCCATGATTCACAATAAATAG
- a CDS encoding DNA mismatch repair protein MutT, translating to MTKKTIQLATICYIDNGKEFLLLHRNKKENDVHQGKWIGVGGKLESGETPQACAIREVFEETGLTVTKHALKGVITFPDFTPNTDWYTYVFKITGFEGSLIDCNEGDLEWVPYDQVLSKPTWEGDRHFQAWLLENKPFFSACFRYDGDKLLDYSVDFYEE from the coding sequence ATGACCAAAAAAACCATCCAACTCGCTACGATTTGCTACATTGATAATGGTAAGGAATTTCTTCTCCTTCATCGAAACAAGAAAGAAAACGATGTCCATCAAGGAAAATGGATTGGAGTTGGTGGTAAACTAGAATCTGGCGAAACACCACAGGCTTGTGCCATTCGAGAAGTCTTTGAGGAAACTGGGCTTACTGTAACGAAGCATGCTCTAAAAGGAGTGATAACCTTCCCAGACTTTACTCCAAATACAGACTGGTACACCTATGTCTTTAAGATAACTGGTTTTGAAGGAAGTTTGATTGATTGCAACGAAGGCGATTTAGAATGGGTTCCTTATGACCAAGTGCTCTCCAAACCAACTTGGGAAGGCGATCGCCATTTTCAAGCATGGCTATTAGAGAACAAACCCTTCTTTTCCGCTTGCTTCCGCTATGATGGGGACAAACTGCTTGATTATAGCGTTGATTTTTATGAAGAATAA
- a CDS encoding DUF4956 domain-containing protein — translation MQLFNSIFSTANSSITLAQMSMVFGVSLSMGVLLAAVYKYKSNYTKEFVITLSLMPALIAVIIALVNGNLGAGVAVAGTFSLIKFRSAAGSSKEMLAVLLAMAIGLATGMGFLGLAVFMTVILSACILIFENISFAQVNQNRRHLLVTVPMNFDYDQFFENQFGKSCKQADLISLKYKKKKEALILEYQVLLDKKITDKRLVDTVLSAGPLDVVLNKQMPKKKYL, via the coding sequence ATGCAGTTGTTTAATAGTATCTTTTCAACGGCCAATAGCAGTATCACCTTAGCGCAAATGTCCATGGTTTTTGGAGTTAGTCTGTCTATGGGGGTGCTCTTAGCAGCTGTTTATAAATATAAATCCAATTATACAAAGGAATTTGTCATCACACTAAGTTTAATGCCGGCATTGATTGCAGTAATCATAGCATTGGTAAATGGTAACTTAGGAGCGGGAGTTGCGGTAGCAGGGACCTTTAGTCTTATTAAATTCCGTTCAGCGGCAGGTTCATCAAAAGAAATGCTTGCAGTCCTCTTAGCGATGGCTATTGGTCTAGCGACAGGAATGGGCTTCCTAGGTTTGGCTGTCTTTATGACGGTCATCCTATCTGCTTGTATTTTGATTTTTGAAAATATCAGCTTTGCTCAAGTCAATCAAAATCGTCGTCATCTCTTGGTAACAGTGCCAATGAATTTTGACTACGACCAATTTTTTGAAAATCAATTTGGTAAATCTTGCAAGCAAGCCGACTTGATTTCCCTCAAGTACAAGAAGAAAAAAGAAGCACTGATCTTAGAATATCAAGTTCTCCTTGATAAGAAGATTACAGACAAACGTTTGGTAGATACGGTATTATCAGCCGGTCCTTTGGATGTCGTATTGAACAAGCAAATGCCTAAGAAGAAGTATTTGTAA
- a CDS encoding transporter, with amino-acid sequence MKTRIVQKQFKRKETKYIVDKKTFELLEKELRQYMMADEFATSTITNIYFDNEDFDMIQDSLAKKNGREKIRMRVYDSKPSESSQAFLEIKKKENKIGYKYRLTSNPVSVTNYIENGVIDSTIKDDKVTSELEMLRERYGTIKPKMYIYYDRVSYKGIEDKKVRLTIDKNLLYRDYDVDAMEGKFGKDLLDPTKVIMEVKVPEERPDWLVALLEKYQIEKQSFSKYGNAYKLAHNITGEEVSKHAVV; translated from the coding sequence ATGAAAACAAGAATCGTACAAAAACAATTTAAGCGTAAAGAGACTAAATATATCGTTGATAAAAAAACATTTGAACTTTTAGAAAAGGAACTTCGTCAGTACATGATGGCAGATGAGTTTGCGACATCAACGATTACCAATATCTACTTTGATAATGAAGATTTTGATATGATTCAAGATTCACTTGCCAAAAAGAATGGACGTGAGAAAATTCGTATGCGTGTCTACGATTCTAAACCTTCTGAATCGAGTCAAGCCTTTCTTGAAATTAAGAAAAAAGAAAATAAAATTGGCTATAAATACCGTTTAACTTCAAACCCTGTTTCTGTAACAAACTATATCGAAAATGGAGTGATTGATTCCACAATTAAGGATGATAAGGTAACCTCAGAACTCGAAATGTTGAGAGAACGCTATGGTACTATTAAGCCGAAGATGTATATCTACTACGATCGCGTATCCTACAAAGGAATCGAAGACAAAAAGGTTCGTCTCACAATTGATAAGAACTTACTTTATCGAGACTACGATGTGGATGCAATGGAAGGTAAATTTGGTAAGGACCTTTTGGATCCAACAAAAGTCATCATGGAAGTAAAAGTTCCAGAAGAACGACCAGACTGGTTGGTAGCCCTGCTCGAAAAATACCAGATCGAAAAGCAATCATTTTCAAAATATGGCAATGCCTATAAGCTTGCCCACAACATTACTGGAGAGGAAGTAAGCAAACATGCAGTTGTTTAA
- a CDS encoding DUF2087 domain-containing protein codes for MNTQDIQEKFFRDGKLLVIPKKLKSKQVLFAYLQEELAKKGSTFTEKEVNAFLAEIYDDYAILRRYLVDYGYLSRDQYGLEYRIEEKR; via the coding sequence ATGAACACTCAAGATATTCAAGAAAAATTTTTCCGAGATGGGAAGTTACTTGTTATTCCTAAGAAGTTGAAAAGTAAGCAAGTTTTATTTGCCTACTTACAAGAAGAATTAGCTAAGAAAGGCTCGACATTCACCGAAAAAGAGGTTAATGCCTTTCTAGCTGAGATTTATGATGACTATGCTATATTGAGACGATACTTGGTGGATTATGGCTACTTATCGCGTGATCAGTATGGTTTGGAATACAGAATAGAAGAAAAGAGATGA